In the genome of Scylla paramamosain isolate STU-SP2022 chromosome 10, ASM3559412v1, whole genome shotgun sequence, the window gtgtttgcaaaaaacaatgcaaacatcattaaaaaaaaaatatgtaagtgtGGCAGCGCCGCAGGCCAGGGAATCCCCGGAAATGACAATGCCCAaatgctcaattcaaaatggtcaaaCCATAGTTTGATGTTGAAAATCATGGCCTGAATGACATCGAAGAGTAAATACTAAAAGGTTTCAGCATAAGGGGAAATATCAGCTCCCTCACTCTAACTCTCACTTGGGCTGCAGTGTCAAAAGCAGCAGTTCTCAGTCTTTTCAGAGATGCTGAATCCTCATGAAAACCTGACACAAGTTGAACCCTTCAGTgtgaaataggaaaagaatTGAATTAATTGGTTACTGACAGCCTTAAAAGTTAGACTCCCACATGTCTGGCACACTAGTCATTACTATTTCACTCCACTCCAACCCCAATTTCATAAAACTTCTTATGAATCACACATTGTTCCTCATGTTACACTGAACACAAATAATATCAAGACAAAATTGAAATGTGCCAAAGGGCCTCTGCTGAACTCCTGAGACTGGCTCACTGAATCCAGGTTGAGGAGGTAAAGTCAGGAGGGCTACAACAGCAAACAAGGTGGATACCTTCCACACATCTCATAATAATGAAGTAATGAAAATCCTTCAAGAGTTTAACATAAGGACAAAATATGAGCTAGACAACCTGGTCTGGGCTGAAAAGAAGTCCCTTGGCTGTTTGAGAGGCCCTCAGGTCCCACAACTTGAGGTGGCCCTGCATGCTGGATGTCAGGACCTCATGGGTGCGGACAAACATCACGGCATACAGGCTGCAGCCTCCCACACCCTCTGCCAACACAAAAAGAAATTTGTTGGTGAAAATACTTCTACCTTGCACaatataattttctcttccctcttcacttTTCTACTGAAGTGTTATGAAAAGTAGAGATAGCAACCATGGTTGCTGTCTCCACTCACCCAACTACAGCACCACTCACCCAACCCTAGCGCCACTCACCTACCCCAGCACCACTCACCAACCCCAGCACCACTCACTAACCCCAGCACCACTCACCAATCACAGCACCACTCACCCAACACCCTGGCTGGTTTCTTCTGGTTAGGGTTAATGATGACTAGCTTCCCATCCTCCCCCACTGAGGCAATCTGTTCGCCACTGCACGCCAGGGAGGTGCACGGTGCAGGACCTGTGGAGGGGAAAAATTAGTATGAGCTTGTTCACTTAAAAAATACGGAGATGAAATATACCTTTGTGCCTCCATATGTCACAGAATACTAAACCATCAAAATATTACAGCAAGCAGGAAAAATTTGAAAGGAGCTAAGTATATGTTTGCAAGCACTTGAAGACAGCATGTTGATGAGCATACACATGACGGTTCATGTATCAATATTGATgggaataaataagtaataaagtCTGATGTAAGACAAGGATGTGTAATATCACCATGGCTGTTCAACATATTCAGTgaccaaaaaaaagtaaaagctgAGCAGGCCCACCTGTTGTGAAGGCATGTACTTTGTCCCAACAGTTAACTGCCTCAAGGTCTCCTTCTGCACTGTGTCTGTAGAGTCTCACGCCTCCTGTGCTGCTGCCCACCATAAAGGAGTCCCGGGTCACATACTGCAGTAGCCACAAGAACAATTATCACTCCACAATACAACTTGAAGACTATCTAATGCTGCCTTTGAACTTTCTTTGGCCCAGTGATTAATTTTTCTCTAAACTTAAATGACAATTAGTAAAACCTTGCCCTAAATGAATTCATTAGAGCTAAaagtgtgatatatatatatatatatatatatatatatatatatatatatatatatatatatatatatatatatatatatatatatatatatatatatatatatatatatatatatacacgtagtgtgtgtgtgtgtgtgtgtgtgtgtgtgtgtgtgtgtgtgtgtgtgtgtgtgtgctcactcACCTGGATGTCACTAACATCGCCCTGGTGGGGCAGAGAAGAGATGGGCACGGGGTCATCATCAGACTCTGGGGTGCGCCACACACCTACAGTGTTCTCCTGAAATAACATTTTAGCGAATTACGTTTGTGAACCCTACCAATATCACTCACCTGCCAGCTAACAAAATCATCTGTTAATATAGAGAttacattaatattttcatctgggggtttggttacgttaggtttatattaatttccttcattattttcactgctGATATCATTGGGTAAtcaatacttgaaaaaaaaaatcatattttactCATAAATAAATACCAAGTCAGGACCCCAGAATGTGTAGGCTAAGGTTACTTCCCAGCAATAATACAAACCACAAGAGCCTCGAGCACTCACCGGATCATTCCAGGTGCCCGTCAAGAAGGTGTCCGTGTCCCCGTAGTGCGTGGCTGGGGGCCTCCACCTTACCACGCTCACCTTCTGCCCCACGTACCGCCTCAGCTTGCTACCCGCCATGCCTCACCACTAGCACTCACCACTGCCACTCACTACTCACCACCGGAATCAGTGTTGACAAACCAGGCGGGAGCTCAAGTtgtctgatgatgatggtggtgtttgtagtggtgTCAGATTGGCTTTTTAACGGCTCCCtcctgctctgtgtgtgtgtgtgtgtgtgtgtgtgttcattttggGATTCATTGCCTCGTTTGTGAGTACTGAAAATTTGTACAGTATGTACGCTTTTCGATGATGAGTATACATTTGCAGTTAGTGAagatttatctatctatttatctgtctgtttatgcctatctgtttgtctgtctatttatctatctatttgtctgtccgtctatctacCTACTAACCTATCTACGTAGCTGTGATACAGTTGCACAGAAGAGAGGTCAAGCTGAGTGTAAAGAGAACACTTCTGTGGCTTGCAAAAGAGATATGACGGTGTATCAGGggctgacggcttcttgcagcttccctttttttatgcttttaggTTATGTTCTTTTATATCATGGATGTCAGGCTGATTGTTGAGAGGTTGTATAATCACTGCTGCGACTCACTGTGTGTGAACATAAGTGTGTCAGTGCATCACATATTATCAGTGCTGTAATAGTTCATCACATTCTCAAGTGTTGCGAGTATCGAAGACAGCCACTtattggaatctctctctctctctctctctctctctctctctccttaaaaaTCATTACTGAAGCAACAAATGGGGAAGACAaggaaatttagtgaaaaatcAAATCGTAGTTTAATTCTAAAGTTCCTTAAAAGCAAGGTGAAGTGGCTACTGCACATTTTTCCATCCCAACTGTAGCAGATGTATATCATGTGTCTCCTTTTCTGCCAACTGTAGTAGATGTATATGACGTGTTTCCTATTCCCCttctcctcgcctcccctctccccccgtcTGCGCGTGACAGTGGAATTCAGGAGGGTAAAGATGTAAAGGAAAGAGCGTATATAAAGAATGAGGTAGAACAccaggaaggaatggagagctTTCACAATGTTAGTAGTCTGCGTTACATGAAAAACCAATATGATGAATATGTTTAATGTTTGACAAATAATATAATACGGAGGTCAAATatagagaacataagaaatcttccttttaataatattaaaaaaaaaaatatat includes:
- the LOC135104069 gene encoding nucleoporin Nup43-like; the protein is MAGSKLRRYVGQKVSVVRWRPPATHYGDTDTFLTGTWNDPENTVGVWRTPESDDDPVPISSLPHQGDVSDIQYVTRDSFMVGSSTGGVRLYRHSAEGDLEAVNCWDKVHAFTTGPAPCTSLACSGEQIASVGEDGKLVIINPNQKKPARVLEGVGGCSLYAVMFVRTHEVLTSSMQGHLKLWDLRASQTAKGLLFSPDQVAVCNLAGHPTQQHLVAAGGEDGTLALWDMRNTAHPFTIIAAHNGPVCQVQFHPVAPEHLFTCGMDGQLLHWDASASAKPSHLSYKGTQDLSGGSVTVWLGSEVSRGATDTTCILQSPLPINSLDVEGATLIAGSDNEAIYVLGQLLKKRIDDMVY